ACAGTTGCAAAATTTTCATGCATATGGCACACGGAAGTTTAAACAATAATGTGTTGTCAGTAGTCACAGCTGGCAACAGTACAGCCTTTCTCACGCAGACTAAAAGTGGTCCTTGTAACTTCTGACCACTACCATGGTGCTTACCAATTAAAAATATCAGCTTATGTGTGATGTGGGAGATTCTACATGCAAAGAAATCAAgactattttttatttctcttgtGATACCATTGAGAAAAATCTCATCTTGGGAGTCGAGGGAAGTGAGTAGAGACAACAATAAACTTTAACAATATTAACTTTTAAAGAGCTTTTATTGATTTCTTGATAGGTCCATGGAGCACCACCAGCTGTCACCGGTCATAAAGTGCGACGTGGCAGTCATGTTTTTCTCCCACctttctcctcccccctcctcttcctctcttgttTGCAGTTTTTGCGGGTGTGACACTGGTCGTTGACATTAGAGGGCAAAATAATCCACTTGTTTGCCAGGAATCACTTGAACCTCATCCCTCCACTCGTGTGAAACGCCCTCTTGTCTGTCCACCAGGAATCTGTACCTGAGTTCCTTCTCCGTGTTTGCATTAAGGGCTTCTCTGGAACTCCCAGTAACCGGCTTTGTCACAGTGCACTTCTCCTATTTCCCTGTGTGTTTATTTCCAAGGGATGGCACGAAGCGGTGCATGACCTGCGTAAAAAGTTACAGTTAGTCACCACGTCGAGAGACAGTTAAATAGGAATCTCTTAGTGCTGCGGGCATGAATGCATCTGTTTAGCTCCTGGATGCATCAGTGTTCACTACACACTCTGTGGTTATTGTCTTTTGCAGGTAAAATGTAGAGGGTGTTTTTTAAACCACATCACAAAGCCATGCTGAGGAGTAGAACCATAACAACCCACCCTACCCAAAACAAATTTAGTTCAAGAACTCAAGAGAGAATTAAACTCCATTAATTGTCCTGTTCCCAGTAAACTAAGTTACTGGTGTAGTGGCTGATGTTCAAGGTAATAACTACTCAGAACAATGGGAGTTGCTTTCTTTTGACCAGGATGCACAGGACAGAATAACTATGGTTTCTCTGGATCTCATGTGTGCAcagtcatatttttttttttttctatcatAGGTGTAGGCAAATCTGGTCTATAGAGCAAAATATTTACATGGACAGATATGTCCACAACACCCCATTGTCCAGGAATATCACTGTGGAGGAGTCCTGAGTCAAATGTTGTACATCATAACAACTACACAAGCCTACTCATTGGGAAGTCTGTCATAAAATTATTTTGTGATGCGTTACAAAATGTCTTCTACTAAAAACCAGAAGATGGCATATTTAATTTATGATGACATATAGTTTTCCAAAATGTAATTATAATATGGTGTATTGTATGATACACTCTTCTGAAAGACCCTTGAAGTACATAAACTTGGTTGACAGGATATTTGCATGGAGCTCCAGGTAAAAATTTGAATGAGCTGCTATCTGCAATTTCACCAGAGATTTCACAGAGCCTTTGGCTCAGCTCACAGGAGAGCCATTTCACAGTAGGTGACAGGAATTTTAGCATCCGGATCCTTTTGGACACTCACACGaatacacagacagagagagagagagagagagagagagagagagagagagagagaaaggcaaatATAGTTCCGTGACACAGAAAATAATTGAGACCAGAGGCCTGTTCAAATTgagtttttttctgtgtgtcatGGCTTTTAAAGACAGTGTCAGGTAGGATTAAGATAGATTTCCTGTTTCTATAGAGCTATTGCTTGTATTGTTATTCTGAACATTGCATAACTCTGATTGTATTgactatattatttaaatgcaGCCTAGATTATTTGTTAAGCAGAATGTATTCCAAGTACTTTATCAGGGCAAAGTTATACTGTGCCATTTGAATATATTTGTATTCGAGAAAAAGgtcagagaaagatggagaaaagaAATAATAGGATGGATACTCTTAGATAAAAGTAAAATACTTTGAAAAATTACATTTATTCagtgtacacacaaacaatataATGCTTAATCTCTTCATGTGGTCACATAAACACCACTGGCAGGTGGACATCCATTCATACAATACTTACTTTAAATAGTTTTGCTGTAATGTGGCACAAtttacaaaatacacaaaaaaaaatatcatcTGTGAAGTCACCTCAGCAAAGGCAAAAAAGCAAACATAAGCCCAAACACCACAACTTCAAACAAATATCATTCTCACTTCAGATTTTTACTTGAAGCCATAAttactgataaaaaaaacaccatgaTTTTGGCCctttgtgatgcttgcttcagGTAGATTCTATAAAAGCTCTACAATGAGATATTGGTTCATGCCAGGATATTCTCTGTAACCTATATGCTTAGCTTTTCTATTTCAGATGCCAAGGCTTTTTCTGTACAATTGGCTTGGCTTGATAAAATTGAGGCtgacattttagatgagttgaaAGGAATCCTCTTCCTGGAAAGCTGTAGTGTGATGACCTTCCATTCAGGTGAAGATAAGGTCTGGGAAACTAGGTGGATGTGGCCGGAAGCCTCTCTGTATCTTCCCTAAATTTCCTGAAGACTACAGAAGTTCATTGGAAACTCATATGCATTACAATAGAGCACTGATTGTACATTTTCATTACCTAAATGATTTTGAAAGGGTGCTGATGTCATTGTTGCATGCTTCCTTTTGTTGTCCCTATAAATGTTTCCAAAACCAAAGAATGTATAAATATCTGTACTTTAGGCTTCTCTGTGtgggaagaagggagggagcaATTACAAAGTAGTAatttgtgtatatatttacattcacaaatttagctccattttttttctccaaattgACTCATGGGCCCAGCCCAGTAGATTCCAGTCCCTGAAAGTTTGAAGGCGTAAACCACTGGCATCATTACATTGCACCCACACTGTATGCACCACCCCTGAGTCAAAGTGCCTCTCCCGCTGGCCTGAGTGGAGAGAGGGTGATGGCTGATCCAGGATCAGGTGTGTCCCGCTGTCCCACCCCGACTTCGTTTGTCTGTTCTGCGTCCCTCCCACTTGGCTGCAGCCTACTTCAGGCTATGCTGGCTCTCATGGTGCCTGCGAAGGTCCACCTTCCTTTGGAAGCCCTTGGCGCAGATGTCGCAGCCGAACGGTTTGAAGCCGGTGTGTTTGCGGCTGTGTGTGATCAGGTTGGAGCTCTGGCTGAAGGCTTTGCCGCACACCTGGCACTTGTGAGGTTTTTCTCCTGTGGGAGCGCATACACATGTTGCATGTTAGGGGCAGTGATTCTGTCGATCAGTTACTCTTCTGAGCACAAAACACCAACAATGTCTCCAGGCTGAGGTCGAACAGATTTGCACAAAAACTGTCTGCATATTTCCAGTGATCTCTGACTCACCAAGCTATGCTCTCCTCCAACCAGGAAAATATGCAAATCAGTCAtgtatttgtttcattttttttattattttacttttttatatttattatttttgttttgtttggctgGTTGAACCTAGATGAAAAAAATCTCTTCCCAGgttcaccagcacacacacacacacacacacacacacacacacgcacacacacacaccaccctgggGCTGTGGAAGCCATCTAAAGTTTTAGCCTTAATTGCAAATGTTTGCAAATCGCTCCAACAGACCATCTATAATATGTTGTTAAATTAGTTgttaaattagttttttttttcaataagaAAACAAGTTGATTAGTGACCAAGATATGACATAATAGAGAAGCCACTTTGAGATTAACCATCGCTTTAACGGCGATGGCAGAAACGTGGCGTTGAAATGATTATTGCGTTTTATTATAGACCATTACAGTGCTGTGAATTTGCGTTATAGTCTTGGAAGCACTTTAAAGGACTTGAAACCAAAACACCTTTGGTTGCCACCAAAAGATGCTGGCACCATCAAAGCCAAATGTAAATAAGATGAACCAAAACTTTCCCGGCACATGGTAGAATACATTCATTTCATAATCTGTAACTATTCACCCTCAATAATGTCTTATGTAAGCACTTAGGTCACATTTTCatttactcttttttttgttttgtttggctgGTTGAACCtagatgaaaaaaataaatatacatcCACACATCAGATACATGTCTgtcccttcctccatctcttcccaggttcaccagcacacacacacacacacacacacacacacacacacacacacacgcacacgcgcacacgcagaCAGACCTGTGTGGATGTAGGTGTGCTTCTTCATGTCAGATTTCTGGTGGAAGCGCTTGCCGCAGTACTGACAGGGATAGGGCCGCGTGTCTGAGTGGATGAGCAGatgggtggagagggtggaggagcgCTTGAACGTCTTCCCGCACATCTTGCACTCAAACGTCCTCTCCTTAGAATAGAAAAAAACACATGGCATCAACAGTTCAGTGCAAATACTACATCAACTACTGCTTTaactgtacagtgtgtgtgtgtgtgtgtgtgtgtgtgtgtgtgtgtgtgtgtgtgtgtgcacgctggttgcaaaaatgaaaacatttattcatttagcagacgcttctaTCCAAAACGACTTACATAGgctatgtcaattatattataagggtcattgtccctggagcaattcagggttaagtgccttgctcagtgGAAGCTGGGTATTGATCCCACAACTTTTTCAGGCTACTGTATGCTAGCTTAGCTTTTTCCCTGTTGCTGGCCTTTCGTTATCTTGTCTCaggcaggatttatataaagaGGAAATGTTTACAGTAGTATCACTGTTTTTCAGTGGCATAGTGCATTATCCACCCAAATCCCTTCAACAATCATGACCTAACCAAACACAGGTGAAACACAAGAGTCATTCATCTCATTTTCATTTTGGATTCCCTCCTGTTTTTCATAGGAAAACTGGATATGCTGGGGGGCAATACGGATAGCTAGCCTGGCTCGTCATTGACTGTACCTGGGAGGGAGATAGTCTGCACACTACACTGTATGTGAGCTCCAAGAAATACGTACCTGGGAGTGGACATTCATGTGTTGCTCCAGGCTGACGGCGTGGCCGAAGGTCTTCCTGCAGATGCTGCAGCCGAATGGCCGGGTGCCGCTGTGTGAGCGTCGCACATGCACCTCGAGTCCGTGAGGAGTGGAGAACACCTGAGAGAACACATCACATGAGTACTCCGTTCTCAGTGCATGGATTAAATAGATAAACAAGTAAATAAAACGTTCTAACAACATCAGGTCATGGGTTTGATGCCTGGGTGAGGAGGCCACACACTGATGGAGACAATTTATATCTGAACTGTACTGTAATGAAAGCAATGTCTGTTGAAGGACCAGAATTAAATGGTGcttaaaaactgcctgctgcAAAGGATatcaaaacaataaaaaaactaaatcaCAGCATTGTCTCTGAAATCATTCAGGTCTGACCATATGAGACAATATTTCAAATCCCTATCTCTCTGTGGATATGTTAGGCAGATGATGATGgtgggagaatgtgtgtgtgtgtgtgtgtgtctgtctggggtGGGGGTTGACAAAATAAAGCCTGACCTTCTCACAGGTAATGCAGTGGTAGGTGTCAGAGGTAGGTGAATAGTGGGTGCTGCAGTCCAGGGGCTGTGGTGTGTCTGGGGGACTCTGCTTCAGATGGGCCCCGTACAGGCTGGCAGTGTGCTGGAGCAGGGAGGAGGGAAAGCCCATCGGGGGGAAGTCAAAGGGTGTGGGCAGAGGCTCCCAGCCATAGGAGTGCTTGTAGTATGGAGGGAAATCAGCCAGCTGAGGTTCTGCACATGGAGGGACAGACAGATGTGGTCATTATAATTGTCCAAGTCATGATTTTAGATTACAACCAACCATTTTTAcactttatataaaaaaatgcatttggaAGAAATTATACAAAAGTCTTAATTCTTCTGCTATCATTTAAGGAGAACATTTCACTTGTGTTATCAACCTTCCTTCGTCAGTGTTTTGGCGAGTTTATTTATTGCCCATTTATGATCTGATCAGCAACTAGACCAGAAAAACCCTGAGGCGAACACCCACAAATGTCAACAACATTTTCAGTCATttctcttcattgctgtggccgtttctGATCTAATCAGCAACATAACCAAACTAAATGCAAACCCCTTATGCGGGTACCAAGGAATAGAATATATAGATAAAGTGATCTGATCTGTTATATCAAAAAGATGAAGGAAACACCTGTCAAGTTATGAAGACTTTCATCCTTGgcatatgaatatgaatatgaatttgTCATCCTGATTTCTCCTTGAAAGATATTTCATGAAAGATAAGAAGGGAAGTAGCCTTACTCAGATATTGTCACAGAGCATGTCCTTACCTGACATATAAAATGGCCTCCCTGGGGTCACTGGGGGCAGGGTGGGCTCTGGGAGTGATGGCACTGGGCACTCTGGCTCCTGCTCAAACTTGATGTTGTTGAAGGAGTCCAAGTGTGAGGGGATACCACCTGACCGTGATTCTTCTTCCTGGGACAAAGTCCTGGAAAGTTCCAGGGGTTCAAGTGCTATAAGAGTAGATGATGAATCAGATATTAGGCACTGTCAAATATACTGATGAGGTTTCAGACTAGGTTCAGACTGATTCAAAATGAATGGGTTTAGTTAGATAAATTACTTTTTCATGAAAGTGAAGTGTGATTGAAAAACGCTCAGATGCTAAttagagttttttttctttaggcAACATGGAATTCATTCAACATTTCTTCTATTTTCACTACACTGTGGTTTAAAATGAATTGATTGTTTGGCGACAAACATGGTGCACGTCAAATCTGTTTACCATGTTCTCCGTCAAAGGCAATAAAAGTTGATAAATTCCCTCAAAGATAAAAACAATGAAGGCCTTTTTCTTATAGCGTCTTTCAATTTGCATATCCGTATAATCCACCCTAACCGCCTGGCTGTGGCAGGATCAATGATGAGGAGACTTCAACTTGAGCGTCAAGGATCCAACTTGTAACTGTCGCTAAAGCAagcccacaccaccaccctggGGCTGTGTAAGCCATCTAAAGTTTTAGCCTTACTTGCAAATATTTGCAAACCGCTCCAACAGACCATCTATAACTTTGTTTTCtgttaaattaatttttttccAATAAGAAAACAAGTTGATTAGTGACCAAGATATGACATAATAGAGAAGCCACTTTGAGATTAACCATCGCTTTAACGGCGATGGCAGAAACGTGGCGTTGAAATGATTATGCCTTGCGTTTTATTATAGACCATTACAGTCTTAAGCTTTTATGCCAGTTCTGTTACCTGAACAACAAAATATGTCTGTTTCAAATAGTATAGGCTAAATAGGGGAATTCATATCCTATCAGGAGACATGCGTAAAAGTAACATGTTAGTTTGGAGACCATCTTACGCTGTAAAATGTGACTTTTTCATAAAAGAGTGAAATCAAATAGGTGATTAATTAAAGCGACGCTATTATTTTTTATCGCAAAAGTTGAACAAACAGACCTAAGAATTTATCTACCACTTACTTGAGACCGGGACCGTGTATGACGGGTGTCTTGGTTCAGCCGGGACATCCTCACAAACACGGTGCACGTTGTACGATGCACATCTTTTGCTCTTTACCAGAAATGAGCGAGGCATGGTGAATCtgttaaaaacataattttgtttTTGGATGTCAGGCTATGACTTAAAACAACCATTTGGAAAACATGCAAAAATACACTGTTAAAGAACATAAAGGCCCAGCTGTCATGGATGagttaaatgtaatgtaataaaaatGACCATTTTGAAAGGCCATATCATAGGCATACATTATAGATGTCAAACCAAATAGATACATTAATGAATATATGAATctaaaatctgaaaaaaaaaaaaaaaaaaaaaaaaaaaaaaaaaaaaaaaaaacctaccaTTAGCCAATAACAAATGAAGAAAGCGaacgtttttgtctgttatgTCTGACTTTTTTAAACATGAGTTAGTAATTAAATAGATTTGGATTTGTAAACGTATATTTGTGTGTTGCAGCCTAAAAGTTTTTATCACGGCTAAGAACACAGTTTAAAAGTTGCgtagtttaggctacacaaaacaTACCTGCAGTTAAGGAGATTATTTCCTGTTGGCCCTTGAAATAAGCTATATTTCCCTAAATGTGTGAGAAGCAAAGCTTAACGGCTCGAAAGGTATATGTAGCGCATTGCTTGACACTGCCAAGTCCCTGTTGCTCCCCTCCCTGATTTTCAATCAGATAAATTTGTCGGAATCTGACAGTGGTTTGACAGCCAATGAGAGAGCAGCGCGCTGGGTGAATATTTGCGTACAAACACAGGGTGCAAAATAATGTCTTGGTAACTGCTGACATTTGATTCCCGCTGAATATGCTTTCGTTTacgatttattatttattttttcttgacATGTTTTATGGTTATCACAACGGCaattacacaaaaataaatcgAAGTTTTGAACATTTAGTTTAACTTTGTTTCTTATGCTCCAGAAAGACAGCCGTTGTCTCTCAATTTAGACT
The Alosa alosa isolate M-15738 ecotype Scorff River chromosome 12, AALO_Geno_1.1, whole genome shotgun sequence DNA segment above includes these coding regions:
- the gfi1b gene encoding zinc finger protein Gfi-1b, which codes for MPRSFLVKSKRCASYNVHRVCEDVPAEPRHPSYTVPVSTLEPLELSRTLSQEEESRSGGIPSHLDSFNNIKFEQEPECPVPSLPEPTLPPVTPGRPFYMSEPQLADFPPYYKHSYGWEPLPTPFDFPPMGFPSSLLQHTASLYGAHLKQSPPDTPQPLDCSTHYSPTSDTYHCITCEKVFSTPHGLEVHVRRSHSGTRPFGCSICRKTFGHAVSLEQHMNVHSQERTFECKMCGKTFKRSSTLSTHLLIHSDTRPYPCQYCGKRFHQKSDMKKHTYIHTGEKPHKCQVCGKAFSQSSNLITHSRKHTGFKPFGCDICAKGFQRKVDLRRHHESQHSLK